A single window of Populus nigra chromosome 17, ddPopNigr1.1, whole genome shotgun sequence DNA harbors:
- the LOC133676512 gene encoding uncharacterized protein LOC133676512 isoform X2, with product MVTDQEIAKGVETVLRQSDPSTVTSLNGVVQQLEAKLGLDLSHKAAFIRDQINLLLRPHPTTTASASASVTTTAHPQLTPQPPPPPSQQAFQFQQGQTLHLTPKDHFALQFQQQFHPSHFALHPHHHPQQHPQQHQQHQVFPQDLNFRQPQAVVAPPGPPPQLQVQQQQRQTQHVQNVGDIPHEVAKESTPVGSKRRGGPGGLNKVCGVSPELQVVVGEPALPRTEIVKQLWQYIRKNNLQDPSNKRKIICDDALRVVFETDCTDMFKMNKLLAKHIIPLQPSKESGQAKRAKVDVETTTENKEPAASPVVISEGLAEFLGTTEREMTQTEASRRVWEYIKLKQLEDPLNSMVIQCDTKLRDLLGCESISAVGVGEVLARHHLFKRS from the exons ATGGTGACAGACCAGGAAATAGCCAAAGGAGTAGAGACGGTGCTGCGGCAATCAGACCCCAGCACCGTTACTTCATTAAACGGTGTCGTACAGCAACTTGAAGCTAAATTAGGGTTAGATTTATCACACAAAGCTGCTTTTATTCGTGACCAAATTAACCTGCTCCTCCGCCCCCACCCTACCACCACCGCCTCCGCCTCCGCCTCCGTAACCACCACCGCGCATCCACAACTGACGCCACAACCACCACCGCCTCCATCACAGCAAGCTTTTCAATTCCAGCAAGGACAAACTCTTCATTTGACCCCAAAAGACCATTTTGCCCTCCAATTTCAACAACAATTTCACCCTTCCCATTTTGCCCTTCACCCTCACCACCACCCTCAGCAGCATCCTCAGCAGCACCAACAGCACCAGGTTTTTCCCCAGGACCTTAACTTTAGGCAGCCGCAAGCTGTGGTGGCTCCACCAGGGCCGCCACCTCAGTTGCAAGTTCAGCAGCAGCAGAGGCAGACGCAGCATGTGCAAAATGTTGGGGATATTCCACATGAAGTGGCTAAAGAGAG TACTCCAGTTGGATCCAAAAGAAGAGGTGGACCTGGTGGGTTAAACAAAGTGTGTGGTGTTTCACCTGAACTTCAGGTCGTTGTTGGGGAGCCAGCCTTGCCAAGGACTGAG ATTGTGAAGCAATTGTGGCAATACATAAGGAAAAACAACCTCCAGGATCCAAGTAACAAGAGGAAGATAATTTGTGATGATGCTTTGCGCGTGGTTTTTGAGACTGACTGCACTGATATGTTTAAGATGAATAAGCTGCTAGCTAAACATATCATCCCACTTCAACCATCAA AGGAATCTGGTCAAGCCAAGCGAGCGAAGGTGGATGTTGAGACCACAactgaaaataaagaacctgcTGCATCTCCTGTGGTAATATCTGAAGGACTTGCTGAGTTTTTGGGGACTACTGAGAGGGAAATGACCCAAACAGAAGCATCCAGACGTGTTTGGGAGTACATAAAGCTAAAACAGTTGGAG GATCCGTTAAATTCAATGGTGATACAATGTGATACAAAGCTTCGTGATCTTCTTGGATGTGAAAGCATATCTGCTGTGGGGGTAGGAGAGGTGTTAGCACGTCATCATTTATTCAAACGGTCATGA
- the LOC133676512 gene encoding uncharacterized protein LOC133676512 isoform X1: MVTDQEIAKGVETVLRQSDPSTVTSLNGVVQQLEAKLGLDLSHKAAFIRDQINLLLRPHPTTTASASASVTTTAHPQLTPQPPPPPSQQAFQFQQGQTLHLTPKDHFALQFQQQFHPSHFALHPHHHPQQHPQQHQQHQVFPQDLNFRQPQAVVAPPGPPPQLQVQQQQRQTQHVQNVGDIPHEVAKESSTPVGSKRRGGPGGLNKVCGVSPELQVVVGEPALPRTEIVKQLWQYIRKNNLQDPSNKRKIICDDALRVVFETDCTDMFKMNKLLAKHIIPLQPSKESGQAKRAKVDVETTTENKEPAASPVVISEGLAEFLGTTEREMTQTEASRRVWEYIKLKQLEDPLNSMVIQCDTKLRDLLGCESISAVGVGEVLARHHLFKRS; this comes from the exons ATGGTGACAGACCAGGAAATAGCCAAAGGAGTAGAGACGGTGCTGCGGCAATCAGACCCCAGCACCGTTACTTCATTAAACGGTGTCGTACAGCAACTTGAAGCTAAATTAGGGTTAGATTTATCACACAAAGCTGCTTTTATTCGTGACCAAATTAACCTGCTCCTCCGCCCCCACCCTACCACCACCGCCTCCGCCTCCGCCTCCGTAACCACCACCGCGCATCCACAACTGACGCCACAACCACCACCGCCTCCATCACAGCAAGCTTTTCAATTCCAGCAAGGACAAACTCTTCATTTGACCCCAAAAGACCATTTTGCCCTCCAATTTCAACAACAATTTCACCCTTCCCATTTTGCCCTTCACCCTCACCACCACCCTCAGCAGCATCCTCAGCAGCACCAACAGCACCAGGTTTTTCCCCAGGACCTTAACTTTAGGCAGCCGCAAGCTGTGGTGGCTCCACCAGGGCCGCCACCTCAGTTGCAAGTTCAGCAGCAGCAGAGGCAGACGCAGCATGTGCAAAATGTTGGGGATATTCCACATGAAGTGGCTAAAGAGAG CAGTACTCCAGTTGGATCCAAAAGAAGAGGTGGACCTGGTGGGTTAAACAAAGTGTGTGGTGTTTCACCTGAACTTCAGGTCGTTGTTGGGGAGCCAGCCTTGCCAAGGACTGAG ATTGTGAAGCAATTGTGGCAATACATAAGGAAAAACAACCTCCAGGATCCAAGTAACAAGAGGAAGATAATTTGTGATGATGCTTTGCGCGTGGTTTTTGAGACTGACTGCACTGATATGTTTAAGATGAATAAGCTGCTAGCTAAACATATCATCCCACTTCAACCATCAA AGGAATCTGGTCAAGCCAAGCGAGCGAAGGTGGATGTTGAGACCACAactgaaaataaagaacctgcTGCATCTCCTGTGGTAATATCTGAAGGACTTGCTGAGTTTTTGGGGACTACTGAGAGGGAAATGACCCAAACAGAAGCATCCAGACGTGTTTGGGAGTACATAAAGCTAAAACAGTTGGAG GATCCGTTAAATTCAATGGTGATACAATGTGATACAAAGCTTCGTGATCTTCTTGGATGTGAAAGCATATCTGCTGTGGGGGTAGGAGAGGTGTTAGCACGTCATCATTTATTCAAACGGTCATGA